The DNA region CCTTGGGCTAAAATTCGAAGGAGGTTGCGAGTTCGGCAATCACGATGACCTGTATTTTGGGGTGGTGCTAAGTGGATCACGGTTTGTGCTAATCCACTTAAACGCCACAAGCTATCGGGCTTATCCAGATCCCCCAAAATCGGAATCGCGCCAACCGCTCTCAACTCCTGAAAACGGGTTTTCTGGGAAGTTAAGGCATATACGCGATGACTTCGAGCGAGCTGCTTGGCAACACGCAGACCAATGTCACCACAGCCAACGATCAGGATTCGAGATTTACCAAAAGATTGCATAGATCACATCGTAACGATTTATTGAAAGGAATGAGAGTGTCTTATCAAGTCACGCTCAAGGCGAGCGGTAAAAAATTTACTGTCCAGAAGGATGAGACCCTCCTGGAGGCAGCCTTACAGCAGGGCATCACCCTGCCCTATGGCTGTAAAAATGGTGCCTGTGGATCTTGTAAAGGCAAGATTCTAGAAGGTCAGGTAGAGCATGGTCAGCATAGTGCTGCCGCCCTAAGCCCAGCTGATGAAGCTGCCGGTGGCACCTTGTTTTGCTGCGCCCATCCCAAATCAGACCTTCTCATTGAAGCTCGTGAAGTTCAAGGTGCTGGTGATATCGCCATTCGGAAAGTGCCGTGTCGCGTGAACACCATTACAAAACCGAGCGCAGATGTGGCCATCCTTCAATTGCAATTACCAGCTGCCGAGCGCTTTCAATTTCTGGCTGGGCAGTATTTAGAATTCCTCCTTAAGGATGGTCAGCGCCGCGCTTATTCCATTGCTAATGCCCCTGATCAAGAAGGTCCACTCGAGCTACATATTCGACACTTGCCGGGCGGACTCTTTACCGATCTAGTCTTTGGTGCAAAAGATCCTACCTTAAAAGAAAAAGATATCCTCCGCTTTGAAGGGCCATTAGGTAGCTTCTTCTTAAGAGAAGATTCTAAAAAACCTATTATTTTTGTTGCGGCGGGGACTGGCTTTGCACCGATTAAATCCATCATTGAGCAAATGCAATTCAAAAAGATTAGTCGCCCGATTCATCTGTATTGGGGTGGACGGCGCCCGAGCGACCTCTACCACAATGAGCTCTGTCAAGCATGGGCAAAAGATACTCCTGACTTCAAGTACATCCCGGTCATATCAGATGCACTACCGGAGGACCAATGGACTGGGCGTACAGGCTTTGTGCACCAAGCCGTGATGGCCGACCATCTTAATATGAGCCCTTACCAGGTCTATGCCTGCGGCGCCCCAGTGATGGTCAATGCGGCCCGTCAGGACTTTGCATCCCAGTGCAGCTTGCCCGAAGAGGAATTCTTTGCAGACTCTTTCACTAGCGCTGCTGACATCGCGACAAACTAGCCTGCTAAGCGTGATAATAGAAACCTCATTTGATTTCACTTTGCATACGATATGAATAAGCCAGCCCAATCCGTAGATGCCCACTCAGTGATGTTTATTACTCCGCGCCCAGAGTTAACTATGGTTGAGGGTAAAGGCTCATGGCTGACTGATAACAACGGCAAGCGTTATTTGGATTTCTTGCAAGGCTGGGCAGTGAACTGTCTCGGTCATAGCAACCCCGGCATGATTGAAGCGCTCAACGCACAAGCAAAGAAACTCATTAATCCGAGTCCTGCGTTTTATAACGAGCCAATGATTCGTCTATCGAATCTTCTGACTGAAAACAGTTGCTTTAACAAAGTATTTTTCGCCAATAGTGGAGCTGAGGCCAATGAAGGCGCGATTAAGTTGGCACGCAAATGGGGGCAGCTAAATAAATCAGGCGCCTTTGAAATCATTACTTTTGATCACAGCTTTCATGGTCGCACCTTAGCGACGATGAGCGCATCTGGCAAACCAGGCTGGGACACGATGTTTGCCCCACAAGTTCCCGGGTTTCCAAAGGCCGATTTGAATGATTTGGATTCCGTCAAAAAACTGGTAACGGATAAAACAGTTGCGGTCATGCTAGAGCCGGTACAAGGTGAAGGGGGCGTCATCCCCACCACTAAAGAGTTTATGCAAAGCCTGCGTAAATTCACCAAAGAAAATAATATTTTGTTAATCGTGGATGAAGTGCAGGCCGGTTGCGGTCGTACTGGCACTCTCTTTGCCTATCAGCATTACGGCATCGAACCAGACATCATGACCTTGGGTAAAGGCATTGGTGGTGGCGTACCATTAGCTGCACTGATGGCAACTGATGCGGTTGCTTGTTTTGTACCTGGCGATCAGGGTGGCACCTATAACGGTAATCCACTGATGGTTGCAGTAGGCATCAGTGTGATTGAACAATTATTAGCGCCAGGTTTCCTGGATTCTGTGCGCGCCAAGGGTGAGTTGCTTAGCAAGGAACTCCTTGCCATCTCCGCAGAATTTAATCTGGATGGCGAGCGTGGCGAAGGGTTGTTGCGCGCCCTGATGTTGAGCAGTGATATCGGCGGGAAGCTGGTTGAACTAGCTCGCGATAGAACTCCAGAGGGGCTATTAATTAATTCACCAAGACCTAATCTGCTTCGCTTTATGCCAGCTCTCAATGTCACTGATGATGAAATCCGTCAGATGTGTAATATTTTGAGAGAGTTGCTCAAACAAATTAGCTAAACAATACTCAGGCTAAATGTAATAAAGGGGCTCTAAGCCCCTTTATCTTTTATTGCAGTAATCACTCTAACAATGGCGCCACTTGCTAGCCAACTAAA from Polynucleobacter sp. AP-Elch-400A-B2 includes:
- a CDS encoding acetylornithine transaminase; its protein translation is MNKPAQSVDAHSVMFITPRPELTMVEGKGSWLTDNNGKRYLDFLQGWAVNCLGHSNPGMIEALNAQAKKLINPSPAFYNEPMIRLSNLLTENSCFNKVFFANSGAEANEGAIKLARKWGQLNKSGAFEIITFDHSFHGRTLATMSASGKPGWDTMFAPQVPGFPKADLNDLDSVKKLVTDKTVAVMLEPVQGEGGVIPTTKEFMQSLRKFTKENNILLIVDEVQAGCGRTGTLFAYQHYGIEPDIMTLGKGIGGGVPLAALMATDAVACFVPGDQGGTYNGNPLMVAVGISVIEQLLAPGFLDSVRAKGELLSKELLAISAEFNLDGERGEGLLRALMLSSDIGGKLVELARDRTPEGLLINSPRPNLLRFMPALNVTDDEIRQMCNILRELLKQIS
- a CDS encoding CDP-6-deoxy-delta-3,4-glucoseen reductase gives rise to the protein MSYQVTLKASGKKFTVQKDETLLEAALQQGITLPYGCKNGACGSCKGKILEGQVEHGQHSAAALSPADEAAGGTLFCCAHPKSDLLIEAREVQGAGDIAIRKVPCRVNTITKPSADVAILQLQLPAAERFQFLAGQYLEFLLKDGQRRAYSIANAPDQEGPLELHIRHLPGGLFTDLVFGAKDPTLKEKDILRFEGPLGSFFLREDSKKPIIFVAAGTGFAPIKSIIEQMQFKKISRPIHLYWGGRRPSDLYHNELCQAWAKDTPDFKYIPVISDALPEDQWTGRTGFVHQAVMADHLNMSPYQVYACGAPVMVNAARQDFASQCSLPEEEFFADSFTSAADIATN